A stretch of the Meles meles chromosome 19, mMelMel3.1 paternal haplotype, whole genome shotgun sequence genome encodes the following:
- the GAPDHS gene encoding glyceraldehyde-3-phosphate dehydrogenase, testis-specific has protein sequence MSKRDIVLTNVTVVQLLRQPCRVTRAPPPPEPKVEAEPEPQPEAEPEPQPEPEPQPEPEPEPVNEEPPPPQPKKASVVQKLTVGINGFGRIGRLVLRACMEKDVKVVAVNDPFIDPEYMVYMFKYDSTHGQYKGSVEYRNGKLVVDKQEISVFQCMQPRDIPWKSVGNPFVVESTGVYLSLEEASDHIEAGAARVVISAPSPNAPIFVMGVNEKDYDPGSMKVVSNASCTTNCLAPLAKVIHEQFGIVEGLMTTVHSYTATQKTVDGPSKKSWRDGRGAHQNIIPASTGAAKAVGKVIPDLKGKLTGMAFRVPTPDVSVVDLTCRLAQPTSYEAIKDAIKAAAKGPMVGILAYTEDEVVSTDFVGNTHSSIFDAKAGIALNNNFVKLISWYDNEYGYSHRVVDLLRYMFSRNK, from the exons ATGTCGAAACGCGACATCGTCCTCACCAATGTCACCGTTGTCCAGCTGCTGCGACAGCCATGCCGGG TGACCAGAGCACCACCCCCACCGGAGCCCAAGGTTGAGGCCGAGCCAGAGCCCCAGCCTGAGGCCGAACCAGAGCCCCAGCCTGAGCCAGAGCCCCAGCCTGAGCCAGAGCCTGAGCCAGTCAACGAGGAACCCCCACCTCCTCAACCTAAGAAGGCTTCTGTGGTTCAGAAGCTGACAGTAGGCATCAATGG ATTCGGACGCATCGGTCGCCTGGTGCTCCGCGCCTGCATGGAGAAGGATGTTAAGGTGGTGGCGGTGAACGATCCATTCATTGACCCGGAATATATG GTGTACATGTTTAAATATGACTCCACCCATGGCCAGTACAAGGGGAGTGTGGAGTACAGGAATGGAAAGCTGGTGGTAGACAAGCAGGAGATCAGCGTCTTCCAGTG CATGCAGCCCCGGGACATTCCCTGGAAGTCTGTCGGGAACCCCTTTGTGGTGGAGTCCACAGGCGTGTACCTGTCCTTAGAGGAAGCTTCA GACCACATCGAGGCCGGTGCCGCACGTGTGGTCATCTCCGCACCCTCACCCAATGCGCCCATATTTGTCATGGGGGTAAATGAGAAGGACTATGATCCTGGCTCCATGAAAGTCGTCAG CAATGCCTCCTGCACCACCAATTGCCTGGCCCCCCTTGCCAAGGTCATCCATGAGCAATTTGGGATTGTGGAAGGGCTGATG ACCACAGTTCATTCCTACACTGCCACCCAGAAGACGGTGGACGGGCCATCAAAGAAGTCCTGGCGAGATGGGCGAGGTGCCCATCAGAACATCATCCCAGCCTCCACAGGGGCTGCCAAGGCCGTCGGCAAAGTCATCCCAGACCTCAAAGG GAAGCTGACAGGAATGGCGTTCCGGGTGCCAACCCCAGATGTATCTGTTGTGGACCTGACTTGCCGCCTGGCCCAGCCTACCTCGTATGAGGCCATCAAAGACGCCATAAAAGCAGCAGCCAAGGGGCCTATGGTGGGCATCCTCGCCTACACCGAGGATGAG GTCGTCTCCACGGACTTCGTGGGCAACACCCACTCGTCCATCTTCGACGCTAAGGCCGGCATCGCACTCAACAACAACTTCGTGAAGCTAATTTCCTG gtaCGACAACGAATACGGGTACAGCCACCGTGTGGTGGATCTACTCCGCTATATGTTCAGCCGCAACAAGTGA
- the TMEM147 gene encoding transmembrane protein 147, whose amino-acid sequence MTLFHFGNCFALAYFPYFITYKCSGLSEYNAFWKCVQAGVTYLFVQLCKMLFLATFFPTWEGGIYDFIGEFMKASVDVADLIGLNLVMSRNAGKGEYKIMVAALGWATAELIMSRCIPLWVGARGIEFDWKYIQMSIDSNISLVHYIVASAQVWMITRYDLYHTFRPAVLLLMFLSVYKAFVMETFVHLCSLGSWTALLARAVVTGLLALSTLALYVAVVNVHS is encoded by the exons ATGACCCTGTTCCACTTCGGGAACTGTTTCGCTCTGGCCTACTTCCCCTACTTCATCACCTACAAGTGCAGCGGCCT GTCTGAGTACAACGCCTTCTGGAAGTGCGTGCAGGCCGGGGTCACCTACCTCTTCGTGCAGCTGTGCAAG ATGCTGTTCCTGGCCACTTTTTTCCCCACCTGGGAAGGCGGCATCTATGACTTCATTGGG GAGTTCATGAAGGCCAGCGTGGATGTGGCAGACCTGATAGGCCTAAACCTTGTCATGTCCCGGAATGCAGGCAAGGGGGAGTACAAGATCATGGTTGCTGCCCTGGGCTGGGCCACCGCCGAGCTCATTATGTCCCG CTGCATCCCCCTCTGGGTTGGAGCCCGGGGCATTGAGTTTGATTGGAAGTACATCCAGATGAGCATTGACTCCAACATCAGTCTG gTCCATTATATCGTCGCATCTGCCCAGGTCTGGATGATAACACGCTATGACCTCTACCACACTTTTCGGCCCGCGGTACTCCTACTGATGTTCCTTAGCGTCTACAAGGCCTTTGTCATGGA GACCTTCGTCCACCTCTGTTCCCTGGGCAGCTGGACAGCACTGCTGGCCCGGGCAGTAGTAACAGGGCTGCTGGCCCTCAGCACCCTGGCCCTCTATGTCGCCGTTGTCAACGTGCACTCCTAG